In the genome of Thermostichus vulcanus str. 'Rupite', the window GTGAGTTCTTTCTGCAGGTTTTCTTTGTTGTCCAGCTGTGCCTCGGCGCGTTCTTGAATTTGCCCCGCCAGCCAGAGCAAGCTTTGGGCAGGCCATGTTAACAACTGCCAAACCATGGTAGGCATCCTAACCCCGATGGGCTGATCCTAACAGTGGGAGTCCAAATAAGCCTGGTAGTTTGCCCTCTCCATTTGGCAGCGATGCTCATCCCAGCCCGCATGATTGCGCAGAATCTCCAAAATATGGGGCATGGGCTCTTGACACGGATGTGCCTGGATACCCACGGTCGTGCGCCGCAGCAATAGATCCACCAGGGTTTGGGCCATTTCCGCTTGCAGGGCAAAAATCAGTTGCGCAGCAATATCGGGCCAGGGTGGGGCAATGGGTTGTGCCAGATCGGGGTTGGTTGCCACGAGTTCCAAGACTTGCAAGGCTCGGGATCCGTACAGGTTAAACAGGTGATGCAGGGTACGGGCGGGGAGAAGGGGAGCATAGGTGCGTAGGGCTTCCGCAATACGTGGATCCTGGGGGGTGATGGCGCCGGGGAAAGGTTGGTTCGGGGTGGGAGACGGAGAAACGGGTTTGCCCAATTTGCGGAGTACCTGATCCACACAGTCTTGGCCCACTTGTCGAAAGGTGGTGAGTTTACCCCCAATCAAGCTGATCAAGTTGGGGATCCCTTCGGAAGCATGATCTTTGAGGATGTGGCTGCGGGTAATTTGGCCGGGTTTGAGACCCTGGCTGTAGGGGAGAGGGCGAACACCAGCATAGGTGAAGCGAATTTGGGCTCGCGTCAGTTGCGCATGGGGGAAAAGCCGATTGGCCTCCTGCAGGAGGTAGTCTATTTCTTCCGGGGTCGCTTGCACGGCATCCAAATCCCCCTTGTAGGGAATGTCGGTGGTGCCAATCAGCAGGAGTGGGGTTTCCCAACCCCAGGGCACGACAAATAACGGGCGCCCATCGCTTTTGGCCTCCACGTATAAGGCACTGCGCGGGGATCCCGGAAACGGCTCCACCAAAATATGGCTGCCCTTCGTCCCCCCAATCAGGGGTTGATATCCAGGCCGAAGGGATCCCAGCAGGGAATCCAACCAGGGGCCGGCCATGGCCACCACAATTGCATTGTCCAATCCGGTCAGGCGAAACGGAACTCCACTGAGGTGATCCTGCCCCTGTAGGGTATGGATCCCGTTGGGGCCAGCTTCCAGGTGGGTCACTTGGGCATAGTTCACCACGGTTGCCCCGGCTTGCTGGGCCGAGAGCACTGTCTCTAGACACAGACGTTCCGCATAAACCACCTGCCCATCGTAGTATTGGGCCGCCCCCAGCAGATCCTGAGCATCCACCTGGGGAAACAGTTGCCGAAAAGCCGCCGCCGAGAGCATGCGATGGTTGGGCAAACTTTTGTCGAAGCTGAGCAGATCGTAAAGGGTCATGCCAGCCCGAATTTGCCAGGGGGGGCGTTGTCCTTGCCGATAGATGGGAATGGTCAGTTGCAACGGCCGCACCAAGTGAGGAGCCGTGCGCAGCAAAATTTCTCGCTC includes:
- the glpD gene encoding glycerol-3-phosphate dehydrogenase; translated protein: MHRSYDLVVIGGGINGAGVAREAALRGLSTLLLDKGDFGGGTTSWSTRLIHGGLRYLETFEFALVRESLREREILLRTAPHLVRPLQLTIPIYRQGQRPPWQIRAGMTLYDLLSFDKSLPNHRMLSAAAFRQLFPQVDAQDLLGAAQYYDGQVVYAERLCLETVLSAQQAGATVVNYAQVTHLEAGPNGIHTLQGQDHLSGVPFRLTGLDNAIVVAMAGPWLDSLLGSLRPGYQPLIGGTKGSHILVEPFPGSPRSALYVEAKSDGRPLFVVPWGWETPLLLIGTTDIPYKGDLDAVQATPEEIDYLLQEANRLFPHAQLTRAQIRFTYAGVRPLPYSQGLKPGQITRSHILKDHASEGIPNLISLIGGKLTTFRQVGQDCVDQVLRKLGKPVSPSPTPNQPFPGAITPQDPRIAEALRTYAPLLPARTLHHLFNLYGSRALQVLELVATNPDLAQPIAPPWPDIAAQLIFALQAEMAQTLVDLLLRRTTVGIQAHPCQEPMPHILEILRNHAGWDEHRCQMERANYQAYLDSHC